The segment GGAATTCGTCGGGAAAGCGCGCGTACACAGAAGACAGAAACGGCATGATCGAATCGCCGAGGACGCACAGGTTCGTGCCGGTTATCGTGCGGTTGATGGTGGAGAGGATCTTCAGATCGGATTCGGATCCTTCACCGGCCTCGAGCCGAGCCACCATGCGATGGACCCATTGACCGCCTTCGCGGCACGGCGTGCACTGGCCGCACGATTCGGTCTCGAAGAATCTGTTGATGGTGAGCGCGCAGCGGACCATGCATGCCGTGTCGTCCATCACGGTCACCGCGCCCGATCCGAGCATCGTCTTCTTCGCGGCAAGCGAATCGAAGTCGCACGGCACGTCAAGATCTTCTTCGAAGATCGCCGCCGATGAACCGCCGCCGGGCTGGATCGCTTTCACGCGGCGGCCGGGCCGCAGTCCGCCGGCGAGATCCATGACCAGTTCGCGCATCGGGATCCCGAGCGGAACCTCGTAGTTCCCTGGGCGCATGACGTGGCCGCTCACCGAGATGACCTTCGGGCCGGGTGATTTTTCAGCGCCGATACCGGCGAACCACTTCGCGCCGCGCTCGATGATGTGCGGCACGTACATGAGCGTTTCGACGTTGTTGACGACGGTCGGCATGCCATAGAGGCCGGCGTTTGCAGGGAACGGCGGTTTCAGCCGCGGCTCGCCGCGCTTACCTTCGAGCGAATTGAGCTGCGCCGTCTCTTCTCCGCAGATGTAGGCGCCGGCACCGCGATGCGGCACGATGTCAACGGAGAAGCCGCTGCCCATGATGTCGTTGCCGACAAGCCCCGCGTCGTATG is part of the Candidatus Eremiobacteraceae bacterium genome and harbors:
- the nuoF gene encoding NADH-quinone oxidoreductase subunit NuoF, with translation MPIEPVLTKGFGTLDLTDLAVYRSAGGFAALTKALREMTPDGVIAEVMASNLRGRGGAGFPTGKKWSFLPKDGRPRYLVCNSDEAEAGTFKDRMLLENSPFNLIEGLVISAYAVNAKQVFIYIRGEFLTGYRVFRKALAQAYDAGLVGNDIMGSGFSVDIVPHRGAGAYICGEETAQLNSLEGKRGEPRLKPPFPANAGLYGMPTVVNNVETLMYVPHIIERGAKWFAGIGAEKSPGPKVISVSGHVMRPGNYEVPLGIPMRELVMDLAGGLRPGRRVKAIQPGGGSSAAIFEEDLDVPCDFDSLAAKKTMLGSGAVTVMDDTACMVRCALTINRFFETESCGQCTPCREGGQWVHRMVARLEAGEGSESDLKILSTINRTITGTNLCVLGDSIMPFLSSVYARFPDEFHDHVRLAGCPLRARSESAA